The genomic segment GTCAAGCCCTTGTGAATTCTCTATTTCCTGCTGTTCGGCTCGCACTTCTTGTAGTAAAGTATCAACCTCTCTTACAAAATCTACCCTTAGAAGAACCTCATCAGTCTCCAATGGTGGACGTAGAGGGCCTTGATGCTGAATAAACCAATCACTCGATCAAAATGTGTTCTTAAAAGAAGAATTACGACGACAATTTAGTTTGCTGAGATTTTATAATCCAAAATCGGTAAGTTTACTCTCATTAACCcgtttattattctttttcaaTGGTGAGGCGAACAATGAGCATAACATGACTACATGGCGAAGCCAAAATTCAAGTGAAGAGgagtcaaattttttttaatattagcaCAACAAAATGGATTTCGGgtattgtcaaaattttgacatatTTGAACGATTCTTATAAGTCGACAAGAATACCAAGATATACTATGACttaaacatcatcatcatacccaataaaTTCCCTCATAAAAGCTATAATCAGGGAATACTATGACTTAAACATAGAATTAAAATAACTCGGGGGAAAAATACCCCATATATTCTACACTTTCACTAATTTTAAGGGTGGGCATGACCGACTTTCGCCATAATGTAGCTCCGCTATGCACGACTTTCGCCATAATTTTAAAAGTAAGAAATAGCCATTAGACCTTAAATTAATGCTCTTTTCTCAAAACAGTTGCCTACATTTGACTTATTAGTCCAAACTCACCAACTACATTATGAGCGCAAATTTGTCAAAAGTTATATGATGTAAGATCATATTCAAAGGGTAACAACATAGTTCTATCtattgtataaaataattagcaTTTAGATAATTTGTAGGTTATATAAATGACAACTATTggtcatagtgtaaaaattcaGTAACTATATCACGGTAATGACACGGTAATATCCCTTGAATCTACCTATAACACGGGTTTTCACACCTTGACGGTGCGGGTTTGTCAGtaattttgaaaacctttacaaagtGGTAGAGAATTAACATTTCTGCTCCTTTATTCCCCTAACATGAAGGAAACTGCAGGGGTATGAAGCTGTAAGCGTACCTTATCTATGTCAAATCCTGCAGGAACAATGATGCTGAAAGGGTCTTCCCGAGGGAAACTCTCGATCATAAGCTTCTTGCACTCCTTTAACCACCCTTCATTGTCATATCCATCGTGCATATTAAGAAGATCGTTGAGCAATCTCATGGCTGGTGAGGCCTCTCGTTTCAAAATCTCCGTCTGAATTTAATTTAAGGCTcgcattaaaataattattgtcAAAAAGTACCATAGGCTAACATCAAAACAATGGTGAGTGAAAGTAGAGGAAAAGTTGTCGCTTTCTAATTAGAAACAGTAACAAATCACGCGGCTgaaaaattaaaagcataatGAGTGAAAAAGGATTACTCTATCCGGAAAACTTGTTCACTCACTAGTCCAAACGGTAGGAGAAAAGTTGTTGCTTTcatgatatttgaatttataatgCAGAATGAGGAATGGACGGACGGTGCATCAAGGCAAGTGCACACCTATTGTGCATGTTGTTTTGCAGTCGGTCCCTCCGTGCCCATGAGATTGAGACAATAGGAGAAAGAGAGGAGTGTGTTTTTAATTCGTAgttggagaataagacaaaaaaataagtaGGTGGGACTTGAGAGGGATATGTGGatggatgaaaagaaaaaataagttcGTGGATGAGACTAAAAGAGAGAATCTGGgacaactaaaaatagaaatggtaCAAAATGAAAGGAACAAACCAAAATGGAAGTGTGCCAAACAAATGGGGACAGAGGGAGCATGGACTCTACATTCTAGTTTGATTCCTAGAATTAAGAACTTCAATAGCAAATAATGTAGCCGGTCCCATATGTTTGTAGAGGCTTTAAACTGACCCGAAAAATGACTTAAACTGACTCAAAATAGACCCGAGTACAAAAATGAAATTGTATCAACATATCAACTCATACACATTGTAGGCTTTGGCATTTTTGTTCACAGTGTCACATAATTTGCTAATCTCCTCGCGACTCGCGAatcaaaaaaagcgaattatggtcggttttgggctagtATTGGACAAATTTGAGTGAATCGCAAATTTTAAAAGCGCATTAGCAgcgaatcatgttacactgATTGTTCAATAGCAAATATTGAACATGTACAATGCATAAGCTTTCAGACTTAATATTATagttatcatttaattttaaggCATGTATTCTTGGATTTATCTTATTATTAGTTAATATTCATTATTTCATTTCCAAAACCATCAAGGAGATTCAGCTACAGAATCAAAAGGTGTCATCTGGAATCCTTTGACTATCTCATGAGCCAAGTGAAACTTTAATTAGATAATACATCTAAGAGCACAGTCCCTTGTCACGTGTTCAACTGCATATCAAACTTATAAAGTGATCGTGTAATTTTCTAGATCAGTCTTACGGGTTTCTTACAAAAATAGTGAGGACAAAGCATACCTCAACCCTTCTGTACAGAAGATCCAAACTCCTGATTGCATCCTTTTCATCCTGTATAAATGTGAGCAAACTGAAATCAAAGGGCAAATGATCACCATACATAAGCAAAgagaattatggtcggttttcggctgttttagggtcattttgagcgaacCGCGAATTCAAAAAACGAATTAACTGGTGAATTATGCACAAGGGTGTTTAGTTCTATGTATAGATACTTCAAGTTAAGTAAAAATGAATGAATATAATGCCTAACTTATTAAGGTTTTGCGGTTATTTTGTAATAGTTTTTGCGGGAATGGGAGAGTAGAGCAGCTTAAAAAGATATCGATCAAAGAATCCTCAATTCATAACGAGTTAAACTTAGCTAACATTAATCATCTCCTTGACGGGTTTTGAAAAGCATTAATCTTACTGTTAGGTTTCAACCGTCACCATTTCTTTAGATTGTCCATTCTGTGATGAAAACACTAAAGTTCCGGTATAAAGACCACAAACATGTCCGACAATTGGCTGACAATGCAACAATTTCGAACCTATTGAAATCGAGATGATATTGCATACTCAAATGAAAACATACATCTCTTCTAGCAAGATCAAGTCGATTCCAGATGACCATCAAAACGAGTTCATTAAGCTCTCCTCTCTCGGCAGCTTCCTCAATTTTCTGCAAAAACAAAACCATAATATAAAATGCTCTAAAAGCTGCAGAACTTAATTCTTGAAAAGGATTGAACCATGTACAACTGTAACATCTTACATAGGTTCAAGATATACATGAATCTAACAAGCAGCTAAGCTGGGATGAGGCTACctatcatagtgcaaaaatgcggtaacggtcACAGTTACAGTAATGGGATGATGCGGTTGTTGTATCACCAAATACCAGCCTAAAACATAAAATATCGCTTGGAACAGTCTAAAACAcggttttttttacacctttacaatgcgggTAATACCAGTTCTGTAAATTTGATAATCTTTCCCACACGTCGGATATGGTATGGTGcgcttgtttttgcactatgctacCTATATACTACAGCTTACGTAATACTTGTGCTCGGAGATGCTGATTTCTAAGTCTAACTTTGTGTACCAAAATAAGAAAGGGTTGGATTCAATGCGGTAATTGGAAACCTCATATTTGCCTAACATTGGAACATCTGCTTTCCTTAATGGAGTATTTCAGTACTATTCAAGCTAAAACAAAGTTTCCCGAAGAAAATTGGAAACGAGAAAGAAATTCTGCATTCAAACTAATATGTTACCTCTTCCACATCTTCTTCGGCTCTAATAAAGCTAGAAACTAATTTTCTTGCATTCCGAACATCTTCATCTGGAAACTCTTTCAAACGAGTTCCGATTTCACGGTACTCTTGGACCTTCCtttcctcctcttcttcctcttccaaACGTCTTTTATGAAGTTCTTTGGTCTTTTTACGCTGTTGTGCCTGCCAATCCTGCTTTTAAGATGACATTAGCTCCATTTACAAGAACACTTGTACCAAAATCATGCCAATTCCCTATTGACTACTAGCCTTTTACTTCTATAAGATCATTAGTTAAAAGAAAAGGTGCAACACCATAATTTACAGCTATTTTTAGTGCTATAAATCGCAATCTATTCCCTTTCAAAGGCTACCCGAAGTGTCGGGTACACCCCTAGCTACTACTGCTACATCATAGGATGGCATGTATAAGCCAAGTCACCTCAAAGTCTTGAAAAATTTGTTTCCACACATTTTTTCAGGGCTTCAAATTATGAAATTGTTAAAAAGATAACTTAGCCATGTATCATGGTGCATaaacataaaatgtaataaaaaatgaTGGATAAAACTTCCAAAATATAGTAGCAAAACATCGAAGATGTTTGGCAAACATGTGGTAGTTGATAGCTTTGAGAGAAGCTTACAAGCTGACTAAactaactaatttaccaaacactaacATTATTTTTCATACAGAAACAATTACACATAAACTCTTAAAAGATAAGTGAACATCTAACATACATTTGAGCAGCCTTAGGTATAGATATCATGTTCATTACTACAAATTTTGGGCAGCTGTCAAACTAATTCAAGATGGCAAACATATGCATTTAGCAGTCAAACAATAGAGAACCACATATGAATCATACATATCTACCAGCTAATTCAAGCATAGGCTTATTACTAAGCATAAGAATTGAAACTTTGACGAAAATGAAATTATTCAAAAGCaaacaaaaatgaataaaaatggaaaaaagtgATGCCCAAATAAGAAACGCAAACTACCAGTCTACCACCATCCAATTCAAGCATAGGCCTATCAATATTCATAAAAATTGAAACTTTCAAGAAAATGAAAAACCCAGAAGCAGAAAATGAATAGAGATTGAAAACAATTGATGCCCAGATAAGAAAAACACATATCTACCAGCCAATTCAATCATAGGCCTATCAACAagcataaaaatcaaaactttttaaAGATAATGAAAAACCCAGAAGCAGAAAATGAATAAAGATTGAAAACAATTGATGCCCAGATAAGAAAAACACATATCTACAACCCAATTCGAGCATAGGCCTATCAATAagcttaaaaatttaaactttttaacGATAATGAAAGACCCAGAAGCAGAAAATGAATAAAGAGTGAAAACAAGAGATACCCAgataagaaaaacaaataaaaatcatacATCATCATAAAATTCTGGTGGCAATCCTGGAGGTAACTCTTTCAAGTCTTGCTTCCCTTTATTTTTAGTACATCTCATCAACAGTGCTGCTTTAATTCAGACAAAAAAACATCAATTTCATGAAATGGAGTAAATATGGAAAAAGATTAGAACTAATAGGTGATAATATGTATTAGCAGTTACCAGAAGTAAAAGACTGTTGCTTTAATAAAGGATATAAATTGAAGAATGGAGTAGCAAAGTGTGTAATCTGGTAGGGTGAGTGAAATTGGTAAGTTAGTAGCTGGAATCCTCTTGCTTCCATAGCTGTGCCTTCAGAAGAAGCTCAAATGGAGTTTTAGTCCTCTGTTTTGAAACCTTCTTCTGGAATTACAGAAGTGTTTTTCAATTGGATGattggattaaaaaaaattacgggATGGCCAAGAAAAGGATAGGGATTAGCGAGAATTGAAGTCAAATTGCTGCGGATAATGTGGAGCTCGTCCTTACTCAGATTCGATAAGAGAAAACTGAGGATTTGATTAGTGTAGGAGGGAACATAGACTGGAAAAATGATGTTTCAAGGGACGAGCAAACATCTGAGAATACTAATGGTAATATTGAGGTGTTTATTAGGCCCATGGGGTTAATTTTGATTCCGCTATttcgattcaattttttttttatatagttataatttatttttaaagtcgtGTCATCGGGTCTATTTTGAACACTTTATAGTGCCATCATATTTTCATTCTAAgcactataaaaataaatattatggaACATCGATACGTATGTGTGGATGAGAtgaaaatattagttttatatGTGGATGATAATTAAAACAAGAATATCGATCACgatcaaaaatacaaaacaacaaCATTTTCAAAATCCAATATCATTAAGTTGTTCTAACCTAGTTTAGGATTTAAGGAGTCAGATATACGCAATCTTACCTATATGATGGTAAAACTAGTAAAAACAGTTAatttttattgaccattgaagCAAAcattattactaaaaataaaataagataaattaaatagacaaattaaaaataaaaatagtatagATTTCTTGGGACAAAGAGTAATATATCAAATACTAGTGTAAAAACTCGTATAATGTACGATTTTTTTAGCAtcaatacatataatatatgatattaaaaaaataaagtcagaGATATCATGCAGTAGAATTACTCAATTTTGAcaattatatgtataaattacttctgtaaatttaaaaattgtcaGCAATATATTTTACGGTATATAATATTCTATAACTTACCCTattcaactataaataaatgctagtcaaaaatcaattaatcaatatcaataaaatatactaatgaagaaacgacttgAGACACGTGTTAAAATTTTTCGCCTTTTTTCTAATTATTGACAGaaaaacttttgatatttgacttgatatttaggGTAACACTTAACTCATCTAAACatataatatttgttgattgactataactatatgcgATGATctattgtaatattatatttcttaatataaaccaaaaaaacttCATATTGACTATGactataacaattaacaatgagtTTAATTTGAATTCTATTATTTGTAAGATAATCAACTACCATCGATTGAGGGGACACTCAACAACAACAGCTTTAGGTAAACTACATCTACAGCTACATATCCATaataacaaaattcaaaaaaagaaaattaagtcTCATTTATACAAGATGTTAGATCAATCACCAGTGAAGGTGCTAAGTTTGTTTCCGTTACGCAAACAACGAAAGAACTTCAATAATATAAGTTCAAACACATTTTGATTCATTCCCGAAAGAACTACAATAAGTTCATATACATCGTGAAATACCCGTAGCAGTTTACATGACACTTGGGCGAGAtagaagaaaattttttatcCAAAAGGGATAATGTCGTAACTTGATCTATTTTTGTGCATGTATCAACTTTACTCTAAGAGACCGAGCAACAAAACCTTTCGCTATAATTCACATTCGCCATATATCTCTGTCCTAAGGTCTCGAGTCTCGACCACACCTGAAGTTTTCTTTTCTAGTTTTTAAATAATCAAGGCCGTACTTTCTTCAAAGAGTCCAAACACCAACAATAATACTTTGATCTTGACATGTCGTAAAGTTCATCAGGTGTCAACTTCTCGAGATCCTTCATTTTGGAACACTCGAACTCCTTGGTGAGAAACTCAGTGACACGACTCGGTAAGCATTCTCCAACAAAATCTTTGAGATGATCCTGGTCACGCATTCTCTTGTATAGCCTCATTACGGAGACACAATCTTCATACGGATCATGTGTCCTCATCTGAATATCATATCTACGTTTAGACATTCAAGAACGACATTCAAAATTACTTGAGAAAACCGCGATTTTTCTAGCTCATCACTTGGTTGCCACAGCTAAAATACACTTGCTCTGTCCATCCCTAAATCCTAATAGTGAAAATAGATAACTTTTCAAGGAATCTAATTGAAATATATCAGCTTCGTGTTGCTAAGTAGGTATTCTCAGAGGCAGTGCGAGCCATATGAGGGGGCAAGAGGGGTCTGCGCACCGGGCCCATCCCGAAAAACTAGAACAAGCCTAACCCAAATTCATATTTATCTAATCGTGATAATCCTACTCTTTCACTTCTATATAATAATTACGAGCCCACAATTGTTATCTTGCCTTGGGCTCTCAAAACTCAGGCTCGGCCCTGCCTAGAGGTACTTCGCCAAAGGTAATATGGGAAAGATCGACAATCAACTAGTTAACTACAAAGTGGGTTTTTGTTACAAAGCAGCATAACATATTATTAAGGAACAAATTAATGCAGGTTTGTCACTGACAGGATCGAATATCAGAATTGCGTAAAAATAGTAGGACTGGAGACTACTTTCTCGGACAAAAAAATGTGGATATATATTCGAATCAACAATATCACATGAGGGAATCCAAACCAGGAATGGGGGGATTTGTCTGCAATCAAAGTATGATTTTTTGTTTGTAAGATTACACCAAATTATGTTAGAGAAAGacaggatgaagaatgaacaagattcaagTGCAGTAATAACTATATGGAGAACACGAGCTTTGTGAGATAAGACTTACCCGAGATATGTTTTAGTCAGATATTTGAGTGAGTGGCTGACCAAATTTGTTTTCATCAGTGGTTGATATTTGGCAGTGTCCCTGCATTGTAGGGAAAATTAGAATGAATTAATACAGTAGAATAATTGGCAGATATTTTGCTACCAAAGATCAACCGAAACAATTTCTATGTTATCATTAACAAGGGCAAGTTTGTGGGAGCCAGTTAATACGACATGAGTAATAGATGGGTTGGGATCTTTTCGAGAGCCACAACGCGTAGAAATGAACCTCATCAAGATTGTTTTTGGATATCAATCATGGACGGATGAGAGGTGATGGATGGAGAAAGAAAGGATGGGGAGGAAAAATTGAGCTCgattttcaacaaaatatttCAACCCCAGAAGGATTTGGTTTATCAAATACAACATCTGATTATCCCAATGCTATTACGTGGCACCAACAAAGACTCAAGCCCTACCGAGGCAGGGAAAATGAATCCTTTATATGCTCTTCTCTTCTTCTATGTGGTatccaaataatagaaaatgtgTCTCATCAATTCCCTGACAAAGTTCCCTTATCTAGGCcattgtcacatgattcactgaTCTCCTTGTGAATTGCGAATTAAAAAAGGGAATTATGGTCGGTTGGCTATTTTAGGGTCTTTTTGAACGAATCACGAATTATTAACTGGCGAATCATGTTACGCTGATCTAGACATATTGTAAGAATTATGGCCGGTTTACTTGTTTCACAAAATTATCATAGTTTACAAATCCTAGCCATCAAAAATGTAAAATCAAACCCTTGATTTGTACATAAGTTAAGAATCTTCAAGATCTAAATGTAAGAGAAGAATAGAGGTCACCTGATCAAGTGGTCAGGATAAGTGATTCTTAAACAATCCAAATCATGCTCTAGCGAGTGACCCACGAGAAGCTTAGCCTTTCCACCATCTATCCTTGCTATTCCTATGGACTCACCATTGTATAGGATTTCCTGAATCTTCTGCTGCACTTCTTTAAGAGGCATAGCATCTTTTAGATGCTCTTCAGTTAAGCCGGTCACTTCAGATCTGCAATATTATTTAAGAACGAATACTTGACAAATCTGAACCATTGATGCACAAAACGCAAAACTATGCCACGTATGTTCGTACCAAAATTGTACAAAAATGCGATTCTAAACACTAAATTAACATTTTCTTTGGAAAAACTTGCCTTTTCTTTTCCCTTCTACTATTATGGTTATAATACGGTCTACGTTTTGGCTACAAGACTTTTGCTTTATgatttgtgttattattatattttctactTATGATCAATGCATTTGGACAACGTCATGACCCTATCCAAGCTTCTATTGGATCAAATTTCTGTTTCCTATGTTTCCAAAACACTAGATTAACATTTTTCATTCCTAGCTTCGTTTCTCATATTGAATCGAATTTCTTTTCCAGTAACATTGATTTGAACCAGACATAAAGATGGTAAAAACAAGTAATGCAAGACAATTACCTGTAATCAGTAACAGGCATTTGAGGTTGCACATAAGCGTGAAAAATTACATCCTCACTTTCATCAATAAGGCAAACCCTACCACATAAACTAAGAGTTCCGTCACTACCACCTCCAACCATTTCACAGTCCAGAGCAACTGCTTCACGAACTTGTGAGGCAACATCACCATTACACGTGTTGGAACTTGAGGTTTCCGATTTCATAGACGACAATGATATTGTACCCTGCATGGTAAAGTGTCGaactatattttattatatactagATAGATTCTCGTGCCATGCAcggttaattttaatatatacacATTACACAAGGCAAGTCCATCACAAACAGTTGTCTGTATCAaagatcacaaattcttgtatgagacggtctcactctcaccgtgagacatgtctcatacttgggttaaatagccaataatagaaatttttagcACAATAGACCTTTTGTATGGACTCGTCTCacaatgagacagtctcatacaagaggggCTGATCAAAGATTTAACTTACGAGGGGAGTTGGCGGGAGTAACTGACAAGTCCATTTATGCTCACTCAACAAAATGGGACTGCAAAAAACTTTCATGCAAAGATCACATCCCAACTCATGAAACATTCTACTGCAATGGTCTTTCGCTAACAAACCTGAAATAGTTGGTCGTAGAAATGCtaagaaaattgtatatattaaaataacgaACAAAAAGAGAGCTCATGTGTTTGGGTAGAATTTATAATTCATATCACTTACCTTTTGAATGCTCCCGGAGAGATTCAAAAGATTTACAGTGTTTCTTACATATTCCACATTTAGGTTGGTGCACAGAATGGAATGAGACTTTCATATGTTCCACTAAATGCTCCTTTTTGTTATATTGCTTATAACAAGCTGAGCATTTATGCCTGTTTTTATGAAAGAGCACACAACAGAAGATTAAGTATATTAGCCAAAATCAGTGTtaggaaaattttcaaataaaaatcattTCCTGCTTGAAGGAGGAAGAGAAATGTGAAAAACTACAGTGTTTAATTTACCACTTTATCAAAAAATTCCTCATATATTCCCAACTTTTGAAAACCAGATGAAGCATACAATTAAGAGTGAATCATAAAACTCTTGAACTTCATTTGGATAAAGATTTAGAAGGAAAATAGAAGGAAGAGAGGGAAGGGAAAAGAAGGGAAGGAAATAATAAGGGAAACTCCGAACTCCCCTTGTGTGTTTAGGAgtgaaaggaagaaaaatattttttgagaGATTTTGTTATTAACAAATTTAAGGGAGTTAATTCTTCCAAATCCCTCAATCCTTTCTGAATCCCTCCTCTCCAAAATTAGTaattaaataaaggaaaatcCATCCCTCTTAAAATtgttcccttcctttccctccaaATCTTCAATCCAAACATACTTTTAGAGTGTATTTGGATAATAATTTAGGAAGGGAAGGAAGGGAATGATGGAAGATCGGTATGTTTTCCTTTCAAAATTTTCCAATGTTGGATAGTTGTTTgataaaaaatgtaaatatttCTCCTCTCCGATCCATTCCCCCCATCTTGCTCCGAAATGGTAAGAGTCTTGTATTGGACTTAGTCCACACTAAAATAGTTTGCACCTTTTCATTTAAAGAGTACAATCAAGTGATTTAATAGAAACGAGGAAAATTAGATTGCTGCACACTATTTTAGTCTGGACTTAGTCTACATAAAACTTATTCTCCGAAATGTCATCCCTCCATTTCCCTCATTTCGTTTCTCTCCATTTCCTTTCACCCAAACATAGCATTACAATCTAATTCCGAATTTCAACGGCCATTTTGCTTTAACCAAATAAAAATCTCAACCATACCATACCCCTTAACAGTGTTTCTTGAAACGCTAGTTCAGTACAGACTACATAAATTGCATATTAGGAAAAATTGCCATATAAAGAATCTTTGGAAGAAACTATGACACTCAAAACCACATACTAAGAACAAACACCCATTTTTGTGGGCCGCTAAGCATAAGAAATTTCAAACTACACACAATTCTTACATACCTTACTGATTCATTGTTCAACATATTATATAAGATACACTAAGTTTTAGCATGTTGAACCTTGTTCACGAGAAATCAAATTgcaaataaacattaaaaaaagctTGTTAAATCCCTTATTATAGGTTAAAGCTTAACAATTTAGCATCAAGCAGG from the Amaranthus tricolor cultivar Red isolate AtriRed21 chromosome 12, ASM2621246v1, whole genome shotgun sequence genome contains:
- the LOC130828241 gene encoding protein PALE CRESS, chloroplastic isoform X2 yields the protein MEARGFQLLTYQFHSPYQITHFATPFFNLYPLLKQQSFTSALLMRCTKNKGKQDLKELPPGLPPEFYDDDWQAQQRKKTKELHKRRLEEEEEEERKVQEYREIGTRLKEFPDEDVRNARKLVSSFIRAEEDVEEKIEEAAERGELNELVLMVIWNRLDLARRDDEKDAIRSLDLLYRRVETEILKREASPAMRLLNDLLNMHDGYDNEGWLKECKKLMIESFPREDPFSIIVPAGFDIDKHQGPLRPPLETDEVLLRVDFVREVDTLLQEVRAEQQEIENSQGLDPESVAVRLKNQEKQRTIRQVISLLELAINLQW
- the LOC130828241 gene encoding protein PALE CRESS, chloroplastic isoform X1, producing the protein MEARGFQLLTYQFHSPYQITHFATPFFNLYPLLKQQSFTSAALLMRCTKNKGKQDLKELPPGLPPEFYDDDWQAQQRKKTKELHKRRLEEEEEEERKVQEYREIGTRLKEFPDEDVRNARKLVSSFIRAEEDVEEKIEEAAERGELNELVLMVIWNRLDLARRDDEKDAIRSLDLLYRRVETEILKREASPAMRLLNDLLNMHDGYDNEGWLKECKKLMIESFPREDPFSIIVPAGFDIDKHQGPLRPPLETDEVLLRVDFVREVDTLLQEVRAEQQEIENSQGLDPESVAVRLKNQEKQRTIRQVISLLELAINLQW
- the LOC130828244 gene encoding uncharacterized protein LOC130828244 isoform X2; the encoded protein is MDSDPNPPKSVKIRHKCSACYKQYNKKEHLVEHMKVSFHSVHQPKCGICKKHCKSFESLREHSKGLLAKDHCSRMFHELGCDLCMKVFCSPILLSEHKWTCQLLPPTPLGTISLSSMKSETSSSNTCNGDVASQVREAVALDCEMVGGGSDGTLSLCGRVCLIDESEDVIFHAYVQPQMPVTDYRSEVTGLTEEHLKDAMPLKEVQQKIQEILYNGESIGIARIDGGKAKLLVGHSLEHDLDCLRITYPDHLIRDTAKYQPLMKTNLVSHSLKYLTKTYLGQIPPFLVWIPSCDIVDSNIYPHFFVRESSLQSYYFYAILIFDPVSDKPALICSLIICYAAL
- the LOC130828244 gene encoding RNA exonuclease 4 isoform X1; amino-acid sequence: MDSDPNPPKSVKIRHKCSACYKQYNKKEHLVEHMKVSFHSVHQPKCGICKKHCKSFESLREHSKGLLAKDHCSRMFHELGCDLCMKVFCSPILLSEHKWTCQLLPPTPLGTISLSSMKSETSSSNTCNGDVASQVREAVALDCEMVGGGSDGTLSLCGRVCLIDESEDVIFHAYVQPQMPVTDYRSEVTGLTEEHLKDAMPLKEVQQKIQEILYNGESIGIARIDGGKAKLLVGHSLEHDLDCLRITYPDHLIRDTAKYQPLMKTNLVSHSLKYLTKTYLGYDIQMRTHDPYEDCVSVMRLYKRMRDQDHLKDFVGECLPSRVTEFLTKEFECSKMKDLEKLTPDELYDMSRSKYYCWCLDSLKKVRP